In Colletotrichum higginsianum IMI 349063 chromosome 3, whole genome shotgun sequence, a genomic segment contains:
- a CDS encoding Lysophospholipase → MTILDRCSFAGALVLAGLATAQGQGKGDVDPFAPVYATCPSDLRVRPASEGLSRAESSWRAGRGEKVIPALSSYLTLANIDGFDVQGYIQRLNTSNFPVVGLSVSGGGTQSGVGGLGIWQAFDARNPAAVAARTGGLTQVLSYITGLSGGGALTVSTLWLTPETRAANDFVTIDALRKQINFAVDYTVGPDGNQTAYLTDIFENVGAKAETGLPVSVADAFGQFWGTYLPENRTYGNYSDLTLPGTVFSLGEAPMPIVSLSEVVPGQSPSIGGIMWPGRNATNGFNLTSYEVTPFEFGSWRGGRIQAFVPTKYLGTSMSNGTAQNSSECVQGFDKFTFIQGSTAAAFNAWFIDDWYDTPIFARRALRTGPPASSAIVPPPQFKDDGRVILVSQTAESFNQTFNESLWATYPNPFESYSPAMQGIDQLLLVDGSLGGETNPIRPLIIPERGVDFIIVYEASLDAAYNWVNGTNLVNTAQSAAQGNIPFPRIPDVATLVTRNLTRQPTFFGCDAATSPPTPLVLYLPNSPWSGYINFTFFKSSFTDNEFDLTADNAFNLATYGNGTVDPSWPACLACATIRASLTRLGLGLPDKCQECFRRHCWDGEVATRAIAPEDLDPRLRLNPGLSYAEWNRTYWNSQKSTGGGTGGNGSGGGGGGNNAGGGGGGGATPSPSPSPGSSGASITAEIGRAAAAVTVASVIALVALL, encoded by the exons ATGACTATCCTCGACCGTTGTTCATTCGCAGGCGCTCTTGTCCTCGCCGGGCTCGCCACCGCGCAAGGGCAAGGAAAGGGCGATGTCGACCCCTTCGCGCCTGTCTACGCCACGTGCCCCTCGGACTTGCGAGTACGGCCTGCCTCAGAA GGACTGTCGCGGGCCGAGTCGTCTTGGAGGGCCGGCCGCGGGGAGAAGGTCATCCCAGCACTCTCTTCGTACCTTACGCTGGCCAACATTGACGGTTTCGATGTCCAAGGCTACATCCAGCGCCTCAACACCTCCAActtccccgtcgtcggcctctcCGTATCGGGAGGAGGAACGCAGTCCGGCGTTGGGGGTCTTGGCATATGGCAGGCCTTCGATGCTCGCAACCCTGCTGCAGTTGCCGCCCGTACGGGAGGCCTCACGCAGGTCTTGTCGTATATCACGGGCTtgagtggtggtggtgccctgACGGTCAGCACGCT TTGGCTGACCCCCGAGACCAGAGCCGCGAACGATTTCGTCACGATAGACGCCCTTAGGAAACAGATCAACTTCGCTGTTGACTACACTGTTGGCCCTGACGGCAACCAAACCGCATACTTGACAGACATATTCGAAAATGTTGGCGCCAAAGCCGAAACTGGTTTGcccgtctccgtcgccgacgccttTGGTCAGTTCTGGGGCACCTATCTACCAGAGAACCGGACGTACGGCAACTACTCAGACCTCACCCTCCCCGGAACCGTGTTCTCCCTCGGCGAGGCTCCGATGCCCATCGTCTCTCTATCCGAAGTCGTTCCCGGGCAGTCGCCCAGCATCGGTGGCATCATGTGGCCCGGGAGGAACGCCACCAACGGGTTCAATCTGACTTCGTACGAAGTGACCCCGTTCGAGTTCGGAAGCTGGCGGGGTGGGAGAATCCAGGCCTTCGTGCCGACCAAGTACCTCGGGACCTCCATGTCCAACGGCACGGCCCAGAACAGCAGCGAGTGCGTCCAGGGCTTCGACAAGTTCACCTTCATCCAGGGgtccacggccgccgccttcaacgCCTGGTTCATCGACGACTGGTATGACACGCCCATCTTCGCCAGGCGCGCGTTGAGGACCGGCCCCCCGGCGTCTAGCGCCATCGTCCCGCCTCCCCAGTTTAAGGACGACGGGCGCGTGATCCTCGTCAGCCAGACGGCCGAGTCCTTCAACCAGACGTTCAACGAGTCCCTCTGGGCCACGTACCCGAACCCCTTTGAGAGCTACAGCCCGGCCATGCAAGGCATTGACCAGCtcctgctcgtcgacgggaGCCTCGGTGGCGAGACGAACCCCATCCGACCCCTGATCATCCCCGAACGCGGAGTCGACTTCATCATCGTCTACGAGGCCTCCCTGGACGCGGCGTACAACTGGGTCAACGGCACGAACCTCGTCAACACCGCCCAGTCCGCGGCCCAGGGCAACATCCCCTTTCCGCGCATCCCGGACGTCGCGACGCTGGTGACGCGTAATCTCACGAGGCAGCCGACCTTCTTCGGCTgcgacgccgccacctcgCCCCCGACGCCGCTGGTGCTCTACCTGCCCAACTCGCCGTGGTCTGGCTACATCAATTTCACCTTCTTCAAGTCGTCCTTCACGGACAACGAGTTCGACCTGACGGCCGACAACGCCTTCAACCTCGCCACCTACGGCAACGGCACCGTTGACCCCTCGTGGCCCGCCTGCCTCGCCTGCGCGACGATCCGGGCCAGCCTGACGAGGCTCGGGCTCGGGTTGCCGGACAAGTGCCAGGAATGCTTCCGTCGCCACTGCTGGGACGGCGAGGTTGCCACGCGGGCGATCGCGCCGGAGGATCTCGACCCCAGGCTGAGGCTTAACCCGGGCTTGTCGTATGCGGAATGGAACCGGACGTATTGGAACAGTCAGAAGAGCACGGGTGGAGGCACGGGAGGTAATGGcagcgggggcggcggcggcggtaacAACgcggggggaggagggggaggaggagccacgccgtcgccgtcaccttcGCCGGGCTCATCCGGGGCATCGATCACGGCCGAGATCGGACGGGCTGCAGCTGCTGTGACGGTAGCTTCTGTCATTGCCCTCGTCGCGCTGCTGtga
- a CDS encoding Histone deacetylase yields MASPFDRAPSRRQSMLNTPNDGDRDLAHSLKQLSLSISPTSNSPRTPSALSPLRPAVNRTSPAPSPRVPSRSPSFARELSRSRSSTPTLQRSSTPTLQRKTSTSSLHSVGGSSSRAPSRAPSRRTSMAHASSPVAKSPLRPSPPEYIKPPPTANTVAREYFKTELGVHHSPTSTRATEALVILHDACYGHRFSRPKTSRAALSTIVERPERIKAGVLGVAMAYVRLGERHCDGAYAVHPSLDPSSIPNIPFRIHKTDRRLPLTSPAVTNVHGTKWMEELKMMCDVAEAKLATGGKELQRPELNRGAEGPPAKFHEGDLYLCSESLEAFEGALGAVCEAVDRVFTSGPRRAFVAVRPPGHHCSASYPSGFCWINNVHVGIMHAILEHGLTHAAILDIDLHHGDGSQAIAWAHNTRGVNAAKNTAAWKKASIGYFSLHDINSYPCEMGDEEKVKNASLCIDNAHGQNIYNVHLESYGSEKEFWELYESRYSVLLEKTRKHLKTQAARLRSLNLPPKAAIFLSAGFDASEWETKGMQRHNVNVPTEFYARIAQDVVKIAAEEGLGVDGRVISVLEGGYSDRALYSGIFSHLSGLSGDQTPAEPSRGRASLGHEMGQKDAAVPEGQSIARTPATPVSLHPYNPSWWSASELDELEVVMGNRPPSPKMVRHSTPPTYSTPTQASIGKAVDPARMRRMASGLSNGIPYSRPPTPPPPDVHWTVAAHELSRLLIPSDRQVDSCKPEDLNAEATRARRDRQSMLNPDLVPPAPAPAPAPAPVSRPTSRMSLRERKPARPGMYVEVDEDGDKQSKNRRRTVAGPPALSSDKATARGVPSDPNGSAKLPGRRLSGVSSAASNTPETEQGGTNVAGPRPDTAMSARPDSVMSIRTQAGTSLTVKKTRAPAAKKEAPKTTRTVKKPLAPAKPPPPQGQPSQAPQRKPSPAIASEDDMDKLTAGMKKIKINLITKKQKEERAKTAQSAQANAVTPPAVEQANPTAPSPVAPPVVTPPQDEAFATPPTQPPVFDNPSPPPPPPAPAAPAGRSEVSTPVTEQTSVAATPDPRQLELPASSPVTSPAVTTPSGSDVFVNYQPAGPAPVSVAPQEPLTWLPPNTNTPIKTSPSRPTPAKLSPAKPSPAKKSPARMMRADLPVFSSTSAIPFAPQGLDGTPEVKQERAVKADPTKREKSIWEIPETPQK; encoded by the exons ATGGCCTCTCCATTCGACAGAGCGCCATCGCGGCGCCAGTCGATGTTGAACACGCCCAACGATGGCGATAGGGACCTGGCGCATTCGCTCAAGCAGCTGTCTCTTTCAATCTCACCTACTAGCAACTCGCCTCGCACCCCGAGCGCCCTCTCGCCGTTGAGACCGGCTGTGAATCGGACCTCTCCAGCCCCGAGTCCTCGAGTCCCGTCCCGCAGTCCTTCCTTTGCGAGGGAGCTCTCCCGATCCCGATCCTCGACCCCGACGCTCCAGCGGTCTTCAACGCCAACACTCCAGCGCAAGACGTCCACGAGCTCATTGCACTCAGTGGGAGGctcctcgagcagggcgccCAGTCGAGCCCCTTCGCGACGGACGAGCATGGCGCATGCGTCCTCTCCCGTCGCCAAATCACCCCTGCGACCGAGCCCCCCTGAGTACATCAAGCCCCCGCCCACCGCAAATACGGTTGCTCGCGAATACTTCAAGACGGAGCTGGGTGTGCACCACTCTCCGACTTCTACCCGTGCCACCGAGGCTCTGGTCATACTGCACGATGCCTGCTACGGACACCGCTTCTCCCGCCCCAAGACTTCCCGAGCTGCCCTCAgcaccatcgtcgagcgACCCGAGCGAATCAAGGCCGGTGTGTTGGGAGTGGCCATGGCCTACGTACGGCTTGGTGAACGACATTGCGATGGCGCATACGCAGTGCATCCGAGTCTGGACCCGTCGTCGATCCCAAACATACCGTTCCGCATTCATAAGACCGATCGGAGACTACCCCTGACGTCGCCGGCCGTCACAAACGTACATGGCACCAAGTGGAtggaggagctcaagatgATGTGCGATGTGGCCGAGGCAAAATTGGCAACAGGCGGAAAGGAGCTTCAACGGCCTGAGTTGAACCGGGGCGCAGAGGGACCGCCTGCCAAGTTCCACGAAGGTGACCTCTACCTGTGCTCTGAATCCCTCGAAGCCTTCGAGGGCGCGCTGGGCGCTGTCTGCGAAGCGGTGGATCGGGTCTTTACCTCgggccctcgccgagcaTTTGTCGCAGTGCGTCCCCCAGGCCATCACTGCTCGGCCTCGTACCCTTCGGGCTTCTGCTGGATCAATAACGTGCATGTCGGAATCATGCACGCCATTCTCGAGCACGGCTTGACCCACGCGGCTATTCTCGATATCGATCTCCATCACGGGGACGGCTCGCAGGCCATTGCCTGGGCTCACAACACGCGAGGAGTGAATGCTGCCAAGAACACGGCTGCTTGGAAAAAGGCATCCATCGGCTACTTTAGTCTCCATGACATCAATTCGTACCCGTGTGAGATGGGAGATGAAGAGAAGGTCAAGAACGCGAGCTTGTGCATCGATAATGCCCACGGCCAGAACATTTACAATGTCCACCTGGAATCGTACGGTTCCGAGAAAGAGTTCTGGGAGCTGTACGAGTCCAGATACTCCGTCCTCTTGGAGAAGACGCGCAAGCACCTAAAAACCCAAGCAGCTCGCCTGCGCTCCCTCAATCTGCCCCCGAAAGCGGCCATCTTCTTATCGGCAGGATTCGATGCCAGTGAATGGGAGACCAAAGGTATGCAGCGTCATAACGTAAACGTTCCTACCGAGTTCTACGCCCGCATCGCGCAAGACGTTGTCAAaatcgccgccgaggaaggccTGGGAGTCGACGGCCGGGTGATCAGCGTGCTCGAAGGCGGCTACAGCGACCGCGCCCTGTACTCTGGCATTTTCAGTCATTTGAGCGGACTGTCAGGAGATCAAACACCAGCAGAGCCGAGTCGGGGTCGTGCTTCACTCGGACACGAGATGGGACAGAAGGATGCGGCGGTTCCTGAGGGCCAAAGCATTGCTCGGACCCCTGCTACCCCAGTTTCCCTGCATCCTTACAACCCGTCTTGGTGGTCTGCCTCTGAACTGGATGAGCTTGAGGTAGTAATGGGCAACCGGCCACCGAGCCCAAAGATGGTACGGCACTCAACGCCACCCACTTACTCTACCCCCACACAGGCGTCGATCGGTAAGGCCGTGGACCCAGCCAGGATGAGACGTATGGCGTCCGGTCTATCGAACGGAATCCCTTATTCTcgaccgccgacgccgcctcctccagACGTTCACTGGACTGTTGCGGCTCACGAGCTGAGCAGGTTACTCATCCCTTCGGACCGCCAGGTCGACAGCTGCAAGCCTGAGGACTTGAACGCAGAAGCGACTAGGGCTCGGAGGGACCGCCAGTCCATGCTGAACCCCGATCTCGTACcaccagcgccagcgccggCTCCTGCCCCAGCTCCAGTCAGCAGACCGACCTCGCGGATGTCGCTGCGAGAACGCaagccggcgaggccgggcATGTACgttgaggtcgacgaggatggtgACAAGCAGTCCAAGAACAGACGGAGAACAGTGGCGGGGCCCCCAGCGCTCTCCTCAGACAAG GCTACAGCTCGAGGCGTTCCGTCTGATCCCAACGGATCAGCCAAACTACCAGGTCGACGCCTTAGTGGAGtgtcgtcggcggcttcgaaTACTCCGGAGACGGAGCAGGGAGGCACTAACGTTGCAGGCCCTCGACCGGATACTGCTATGAGTGCCCGGCCAGATTCGGTCATGAGTATTAGGACCCAGGCCGGGACATCTCTTACTGTGAAGAAAACAAGGGCACCTGCTGCGAAAAAGGAGGCTCCCAAGACAACGAGGACAGTGAAGAAGCCGTTGGCACCAGCAAAaccgcctccgccgcagGGCCAGCCGTCTCAGGCCCCTCAAAGGAAACCGAGCCCGGCCATCGCGTCGGAGGACGACATGGACAAACTAACGGCTGggatgaagaagatcaagATCAACTTGATCACGAAGAAACAGAAGGAAGAGCGCGCCAAGACAGCGCAGTCCGCGCAAGCGAACGCGGTAACGCCGCCTGCGGTCGAACAGGCAAACCCGACTGCCCCCTCACCAGTGGCACCTCCAGTCGTCACTCCTCCGCAGGACGAGGCCTTTGCCACGCCTCCAACGCAACCCCCCGTGTTCGATAacccatcgccgccgccgccgccgcctgctccGGCAGCTCCGGCAGGCCGGTCTGAAGTATCAACGCCGGTTACGGAGCAGACATCTGTGGCCGCTACCCCTGACCCTCGTCAGTTGGAGCTCCCTGCCAGTTCGCCAGTCACGTCGCCGGCGGTAACAACGCCCTCAGGCTCAGACGTATTCGTCAACTACCAACCCGCGGGCCCGGCCCCCGTGTCTGTGGCGCCGCAAGAACCCCTGACGTGGCTGCCGCCCAACACCAATACGCCGATCAAGACTTCTCCGTCCAGGCCGACGCCTGCCAAACTGTCGCCAGCCaagccgtcgccggccaAGAAGTCGCCGGCCAGGATGATGCGGGCAGACCTGCCGGTGTTTTCATCAACTTCGGCAATTCCTTTTGCACCGCAGGGGCTTGACGGCACGCCCGAGGTCAAACAGGAGCGAGCCGTGAAGGCGGATCCGACAAAGAGGGAGAAGTCGATCTGGGAAATTCCTGAGACACCGCAGAAGTGA
- a CDS encoding histidinol phosphate phosphatase HisJ family protein, whose amino-acid sequence MAFTMHSHSGQFCPGHAKDQLEAIIQHAISIGYKTMGLTEHMPRLETADLYPEEWAHQLEEGDPEASIAVLAPRHEAYLLEAQRLREKYASQIDLLIGFEGEWYRPAYGPFIRSLASHPAVDYFIGSLHHVNAVPIDYSREMYLDAMRTAGAGEEAMYERYYDQQHEMLTALEPRVVGHFDLVRLMSEDPGRDVRAWDGVWERIVRNLRVVREYGGLLECNSSALRKGLDEPYPCRVIAEAWLEMGGRFTFSDDSHGIAQVATNYKRNLDYLESLGVKEVYTFERGPVEGVNGDAKATLREKGVSLATFRENFK is encoded by the exons ATGGCATTCACGATGCACTCCCATTCGGGGCAGTTCTGCCCCGGCCACGCCAAGGACCAactcgaggccatcatccAGCACGCCATCAGCATAGGCTACAAGACCATGGGCCTGACAGAACATATGCCGCGCCTGGAGACCGCAGACCTCTACCCCGAAGAA TGGGCCCACCAGCTCGAAGAAGGCGACCCCGAGgcctccatcgccgtcctcgcccccCGCCACGAGGCTtacctcctcgaggcccagcgCCTGCGCGAGAAGTACGCCTCCCAGATCGACCTCCTCATCGGCTTCGAGGGGGAGTGGTACCGCCCGGCCTACGGGCCCTTCATCCGGTCACTCGCGTCCCACCCGGCCGTCGACTACTTCATCGGCTCGCTGCACCACGTCAACGCCGTGCCCATCGACTACAGCCGCGAGATGTACCTCGACGCCATGCGGAcggcgggcgccggcgaggaggccatgTACGAGCGCTACTACGACCAACAGCACGAGATGCTGACGGCGCTCGAGCcgcgcgtcgtcggccacttcgacctcgtccggCTGATGAGCGAGGACCCCGGACGGGACGTGAGGGCGTGGGACGGCGTGTGGGAGAGGATCGTGAGGAACCTGCGGGTCGTGAGGGAGTACGGCGGGCTGTTGGAGTGCAACAGCAGCGCGTTGCGGAAGGGGCTCGACGAGCCTTACCCTTGTCGGGTCATTGCCGAG GCTTGGCTCGAGATGGGCGGGCGGTTCACCTTCTCCGACGACAGCCACGGCATCGCGCAGGTCGCGACGAACTACAAGCGCAACCTGGACTATCTCGAGAGCTTGGGCGTCAAGGAGGTGTACACCTTTGAGCGCGGGCCCGTCGAGGGTGTCAATGGGGATGCGAAAGCGACGTTGCGCGAGAAGGGCGTTTCGCTGGCAACGTTTCGGGAGAACTTCAAATAG
- a CDS encoding 40S ribosomal protein S17 has translation MGRVRTKTVKKSAKVIIERYYPKLTLDFETNKRICDEIAIIASKRLRNKIAGYTTHLMKRIQRGPVRGISFKLQEEERERKDQYVPEISALDFTQNTESGQLEVDVETKDLLKHLGFDSIPVNVTPVGQTQVQERGGRRFGDRPPRRD, from the exons ATGGGTCGCGTTCGCACCAAGACCGTCAAGAAGTCCGCCAAGGTCATCATTGAGCGGTACTACCCCAAGCTCACCCTGGACTTCGAGACCAACAAGCGCATCTGCGATGagatcgccatcatcgcctccAAGCGCCTCCGCAACAAG ATTGCCGGATACACCACCCACTTGATGAAGCGTATCCAGCGTGGCCCCGTCCGCGGTATCTCCTTCAAGctccaggaggaggagcgtGAGCGCAAGGACCAGTACGTCCCCGAGATCTCCGCCCTCGACTTCACCCAGAACACCGAGAgcggccagctcgaggtcgacgtcgagaccaAGGACCTGCTCAAGCACCTCGGC TTCGACTCCATCCCCGTCAACGTCACCCCCGTTGGCCAGACCCAGGTCCAGGAGCGTGGTGGCCGCCGCTTCGGCGACCGCCCCCCCCGCCGCGACTAA
- a CDS encoding Rtr1/RPAP2 family protein, giving the protein MATDTRPLKGILKKPAGPSVTNSNGSTNTGAAAAVLNPRKQDPREIALQHARIIQQRKDLELEILECLALLSEYPTERGSRLYSAAHPSPRDAADFKANVRLFQPSDYDDLIEERNVNGLCGYTLCAQPKPPASKGGEWRLVNFGTSSFDIVNRKESEKWCSKDCQRRALYVKVQLNETAAWERAGIPDIEIELLGEHTAAKEEDPAAQATRDLANLRLEETRRVADESATLALERGEVRQEGKKTFTLAIREREVQPPADDNGSFAEPDDAHLLVEGHRPGAGKAQARAEASQAEAQFRKENA; this is encoded by the coding sequence ATGGCCACCGATACCCGGCCACTCAAGGGCATCCTCAAAAAGCCGGCCGGCCCCTCCGTCACCAACAGCAACGGCAGCACCAAcaccggtgccgccgccgccgtcctgaACCCGCGGAAGCAGGACCCCCGCGAAATCGCCCTGCAGCACGCCCGCATCATCCAACAGCGAAAagacctcgagctcgagatcctcgagtGCCTGGCTCTGCTGTCCGAGTACCCCACCGAGCGCGGCAGCCGCCTCTACTCAGCCGCCCATCCCTCGccccgcgacgccgccgacttcAAGGCCAACGTCCGCCTCTTCCAACCCTCCGACTACGACGACCTGATCGAGGAGCGCAACGTCAACGGCCTGTGCGGCTATACCCTCTGCGCCCAACCCAAACCCCCCGCCTCCAAGGGCGGCGAGTGGCGTCTCGTCAACTTTGGCACCTCGAGCTTCGACATCGTTAACCGCAAGGAGTCGGAGAAGTGGTGCTCCAAGGACTGCCAGCGCAGGGCCCTCTACGTCAAGGTCCAGCTCAATGAGACCGCCGCCTGGGAACGCGCTGGCATCCCCGACATCGAAatcgagctgctcggcgaGCACACGGCCgcgaaggaggaggacccTGCCGCCCAGGCAACGCGAGACCTCGCGAACCTGAGGTTGGAGGAGACCAGGCGGGTGGCCGACGAGTCTGCAACGCTAGCGCTGGAACGGGGCGAGGTGCGCCAggagggaaagaagaccTTCACACTGGCCATCCGCGAGAGGGAGGTCCAGCCGCCagccgacgacaacggtTCCTTTGCAGAACCCGACGATGCCCATTTACTGGTAGAAGGGCATCGGCCGGGGGCCGGAAAAGCGCAGGCTCGGGCCGAAGCGTCTCAAGCCGAAGCCCAATTTAGGAAAGAAAACGCGTGA
- a CDS encoding Queuine tRNA-ribosyltransferase encodes MWIAKRMASTNIGSSPALTFELVARCSTTRARASILTLPHGPVQLPIFMPVATQASLKGLTPEQLEETSCRLCLNNTYHLGLKPGQDVLDAVGGAHKLQGWKHNILTDSGGFQMVSLLKLAKITEEGVRFLSPHDGSPMLLTPEHSMSLQNSIGSDIMMQLDDVLVTTSPDAARMREAMERSVRWLDRCIAAHKNPTTQNLFCIIQGGLDLEMRRECTREMLARDTPGIAIGGLSGGEAKADYCRVVETCTELLPDLKPRYVMGIGYPEDLVVSVALGADMFDCVWPTRTARFGNAITRNGVLNIRNWRYENDYGPIEEGCGCLCCRKGEGSLGVTRAFINHNAGKETVAAHLLSIHNVWYQLNLMKEIRQAVIEDRFPALIKRFFGDLYDDDRSKYPAWAVESLKRVGVDLINE; translated from the exons ATGTGGATAGCGAAACGGATGGCGTCAACCAATATCGGGTCCTCGCCTGCTCTCACATTCGAGCTTGTTGCTCGCTGCTCA ACGACAAGAGCTCGCGCATCCATCCTGACACTTCCCCATGGCCCGGTTCAGCTCCCCATTTTCATGCCCGTCGCGACGCAAGCCTCGCTCAAAGGCTTGACCCCCGAACAGCTCGAAGAAACCAGTTGTCGCCTGTGCCTCAACAACACCTACCATCTCGGCTTGAAGCCTGGACAAGATGTCCTCGACGCTGTCGGAGGCGCGCATAAGCTCCAGGGATGGAAGCATAACATTCTGACAGATAGCGGAGG CTTCCAGATGGTGAGCCTGCTCAAGCTGGCAAAAATCACCGAAGAGGGCGTGCGCTTCCTTAGCCCTCACGACGGCTCGCCGATGCTTCTCACCCCTGAGCACTCCATGTCTCTGCAGAACTCGATCGGGAGTGACATAATGAtgcagctcgacgacgttCTCGTTACCACGTCCCCCGATGCCGCCCGCATGCGCGAAGCCATGGAGCGCAGCGTGAGGTGGCTCGACCGCTGCATTGCGGCGCACAAGAACCCTACAACACAAAACCTTTTCTGCATCATCCAGGGCGGTCTCGATCTCGAAATGCGACGAGAATGCACACGGGAGATGTTGGCGCGCGACACCCCCGGAATTGCCATAGGCGGGCTGAGTGGAGGTGAAGCCAAGGCGGATTACTGCCGTGTCGTTGAGACTTGCACGGAACTGTTGCCCGACCTCAAGCCTCGCTACGTCATGGGTATCGGGTACCCCGAGGACTTGGTCGTGAGCGTCGCGCTCGGAGCAGACATGTTTGACTGCGTttggccgacgaggacggcgcggtTCGGCAACGCGATCACCAGAAACGGCGTCCTTAATATTCGAAACTGGCGGTACGAGAACGATTATGGCCCCATTGAGGAAGGATGCGGCTGCCTGTGTTGCCGAAAGGGGGAGGGCAGCTTGGGCGTCACACGAGCTTTcatcaaccacaacgccggCAAGGAGACGGTGGCCGCCCACTTGCTAAGCATACACAACGTGTGGTACCAGCTGAACTTGATGAAGGAGATACGTCAAGCCGTGATCGAGGACAGATTCCCTGCCCTTATCAAGCGGTTCTTCGGTGATCTGTACGACGATGACAGGTCCAAATACCCGGCGTGGGCTGTAGAGTCTCTGAAGAGAGTGGGGGTTGACTTAATAAACGAGTAA